The genomic segment CGTTTCTTGTAGGCCATCTTGAAAGTCTTTGATACCCTTTTTCTCGTAACAATATCTTTGGTCTCTGTATCCCTGCCGATCTGGTCATACGTgagcttaatttctttggttggATCGTGTATGATGTCATTCATGGCGGAGGCATTGAGTACTAGGCTGTTTTCGTAGTTTAAAGTGAAACCTTTGATTTTAGTCACCTCTTTGCCCTTGGCTGTTTTGTAAAAATAACTTTTAGGACCTGTACTGAGCCATTCAACTATGTAGTCATCTCCAGGCAACTCATCACTCCAATCGCCCAACATTTCACCTGTTTCGACAGTGTTTAGGCCATCATCAATGTAAACAATGGAGTCTGTGTCGAAGTAGGCAACTGCTTCTCCTAGCCTATCAATCATCTCGTACAGTCTTAGACGAGCGTTACTGGTCGTAAATAATGCCACAAAAATATTCGTAGATGTTGGGTCTTCCACAAACACGTCTTTATAATCGTAAGAGACTTGTGCTATATTATCATTAATAAATGTGAcgtttgttaaatttattttatcgttCATCAAAACTTCGTACCATCTTTTAATGTCCACAACATACTCTGTCTGTTTCATATTCATTCTTTGGCCAAATTTACCCCATAGACTATTTAGGCATATTTTAGCGACTGCTCGTTTACCGGGATTTGGGGCTATTTTAGATAAATCGAGCTCTATGTCCATCTGCTCTTTTACAGCCCGAGCGTACTCTTCATTTGTGGCATACGTATGTGGACTAGTTTCTAATTTGATCTTCATAAAATCTTTGACATATCCCTTGAACAAATCTGTCGATGTTTGCTCAAAATGCCACACCTcgtgaatttttattattttatacccTTTTTCTAAGGCCTTATTAATTTCTAGAGTTGTCCATGTACCCCTCAGCATTCTTTCCGAGTCATCATGATCACAATTTTCGCAATCTTCCAAGACGCATTGATTACACAGTGGAAACATTAATTTGTCAGTTTTGACAGGTAATACAGGATGGTATAAATCAGTAGGCGGTAGTATTTGGCAATGTACTAGACCAAACCAATTAGGATCGTATACTTCAGGTGCATGTATTTTTGTAGGGTGGCCAACTGGATATTGATCGTAATATTGTACGGTTGGATACAGTGATACAATATCTATGTATCTGAGCTTTTTCCCAGTCACGTTTAGTTTTATGGCGTTTGTTCTACCGCCAAAGAATGCTTCACGAGGCTTTAAGGGTTCAATAAGTTGAGGATCTGCGGCGTTTTTACATTCTTTGGATTTTAACCACTCACATTCCCACATTTCTACCAAGTTGTACCCtgcttcttttatttgttttgatcGTCTTATTGTTCTCTCGTACAAGTCACTCATTGTCTCATTGTTGACGTGGTTAACTGTGTCGTTCTTAAAGCATTCTGGGTGGCCATGCCAGAAGCAACCGTGGTACTGGTACACAGTATTTGACTCTTCCGAGAAACCATCAACTTTTGCACCGCAAATTGTCACTTCTCCGCCATTAAGAGCATGTTGGACGTTAGAAAATTGATTGAGCCATTTTATTGATGCCCTGCTATATGTCTCCTTTATCTCCTGCTTTACAACGCCAATGGTGTTTGTTCGAAGATATTTAGATCTATATATGGCCATACACACACTGGCAATAGTCAGATATTGAAATGGGTCTATGTTTGCTATTTCTAAAAATTCCTTGCGAAATTCCAAACACCCACGTCGTAAAATATCAACATCTGAATCGCAATAGGTATGGAGCTCTTTCTGTAACACAAAGTGGTCATTTTTATGCTCATCGTACCATTTCTTAAAATCAGatctttgttttgttttcattgtGTTGGGTCCATAATACGCAATATCTGGTAAGCAGCCTTCGTAGTGAGTATTTTCAGGAGTGTTGAAAAAGTGAGGAAAATAGCCTTTCTTTAATTCATGCAGACCAAAAGTTTTAGGAAAACCGGACAGGGGGCCGGCTACAAAATTAGAGCTGTCTATTATTTTCAGTTTAAGAGCCTCGACTTCCAAAAGCATAAGTTTTGACCCGTTGTAGATAGTGTACGGCTTTATCGTGTTTTCCAcgcaatattttaaaatgaaatatgaatcgTATGATTTACTATTGTGGGCTATCGCTGTATAATTTCTATGTTTCTCGGAAATTAACCATCTACAGAACTCTTCATTgtctttaaaaacaaatttatgtcCGCCGAAATCCTGCGCAATTACAAGATTCGGTACATGAATGCCTGTATCCTGCATTGCCTCGTAATCAAAGAAAATATATCTTTCGTTGTAAGagcatttcattattttttcttcagaGAGATTGTTACATATACAAGGGTCTTTGCAACTTTGTGACTGTTTGTGATTTTCTTTACAGCCTGAATTTATCACGCTTGATCTGTTATTGCAAGTACAGGC from the Diabrotica undecimpunctata isolate CICGRU chromosome 1, icDiaUnde3, whole genome shotgun sequence genome contains:
- the LOC140433700 gene encoding uncharacterized protein, with translation MVWSLITTGKRFISKFNTYLNSFQLRYEECKGNLNIDLAKILEKGIQDTKEGAGFQKGDKIRIIVRNENFKHPISTGTETDLNTDNILAHIENIVTSDESVQVEDTIFDIQIFKIPRGSGRHKIINLAEDRRTKKSITQIKNTDTLCGARAVIVGLTYVTNEILGHKLIKSDAHSIRIGRKLQTDLAEKLCNLLGGCYNDGFTLDNFKKAEELLDVQIKIICAENFNTIIYEGPEKTAKIYLYKNGNHFDVINNLKGLYGSRFYCAKCDTPYSHYRVHKCKKAPLCTICKHPEHDLTTKSKVLCKDCNRYCYNNECLRNHTEACKEVFKCDKCNKLCKRDKEHVCGYSMCRNCNTFVEIATHQCYMMRKPAKGGVCTVACTCNNRSSVINSGCKENHKQSQSCKDPCICNNLSEEKIMKCSYNERYIFFDYEAMQDTGIHVPNLVIAQDFGGHKFVFKDNEEFCRWLISEKHRNYTAIAHNSKSYDSYFILKYCVENTIKPYTIYNGSKLMLLEVEALKLKIIDSSNFVAGPLSGFPKTFGLHELKKGYFPHFFNTPENTHYEGCLPDIAYYGPNTMKTKQRSDFKKWYDEHKNDHFVLQKELHTYCDSDVDILRRGCLEFRKEFLEIANIDPFQYLTIASVCMAIYRSKYLRTNTIGVVKQEIKETYSRASIKWLNQFSNVQHALNGGEVTICGAKVDGFSEESNTVYQYHGCFWHGHPECFKNDTVNHVNNETMSDLYERTIRRSKQIKEAGYNLVEMWECEWLKSKECKNAADPQLIEPLKPREAFFGGRTNAIKLNVTGKKLRYIDIVSLYPTVQYYDQYPVGHPTKIHAPEVYDPNWFGLVHCQILPPTDLYHPVLPVKTDKLMFPLCNQCVLEDCENCDHDDSERMLRGTWTTLEINKALEKGYKIIKIHEVWHFEQTSTDLFKGYVKDFMKIKLETSPHTYATNEEYARAVKEQMDIELDLSKIAPNPGKRAVAKICLNSLWGKFGQRMNMKQTEYVVDIKRWYEVLMNDKINLTNVTFINDNIAQVSYDYKDVFVEDPTSTNIFVALFTTSNARLRLYEMIDRLGEAVAYFDTDSIVYIDDGLNTVETGEMLGDWSDELPGDDYIVEWLSTGPKSYFYKTAKGKEVTKIKGFTLNYENSLVLNASAMNDIIHDPTKEIKLTYDQIGRDTETKDIVTRKRVSKTFKMAYKKRKIIQSDDSLIDTTPLGFQKL